Proteins encoded in a region of the Planococcus citri chromosome 1, ihPlaCitr1.1, whole genome shotgun sequence genome:
- the LOC135849381 gene encoding uncharacterized protein LOC135849381 isoform X3, whose protein sequence is MYAFQPEAHHHSPHHHHHHHHHHHHHEQDEKNSPRSQESDDDDTQDVVIANGMPTLRTSSPSCSLSTACGGGVTMPLVPPDHMTDDNIDLPSCIYANRTLGGTGVHHHHHHHHHHIPGEHMTDDCIHDNNNVLLNEDGYFNNGNCSPYRVQRQAANIRERKRMLSINSAFDELRGHVPTFPYEKRLSKIDTLRLAIAYIALLREVLTADCDPLTYVDKCLRGERMAERAEWNTSDLTARLSWINWENLGVNPNRRSMLTTLALADNGNN, encoded by the exons ATGTACGCGTTTCAGCCAGAAGCGCATCATCATTCgcctcatcatcatcaccatcaccatcaccacCACCATCATCATGAGCAAGACGAAAAGAATTCACCTAGATCGCAAGAGAGTGACGATGACGATACTCAAGATGTGGTTATCGCGAATGGAATGCCTACGCTTCGTACTTCGTCACCGTCTTGTAGTCT CTCGACAGCATGCGGTGGCGGAGTAACAATGCCTCTGGTGCCACCTGATCACATGACCGATGACAATATCGACTTACCTAGTTGCATATACGCGAATCGAACGCTCGGTGGTACTGGCgtgcatcatcatcatcatcaccatcatcatcatattCCCGGCGAGCACATGACAG ACGATTGCATCCACGACAATAACAACGTGCTGCTGAACGAAGATGGTTATTTCAATAATGGTAATTGCAGTCCTTATCGCGTCCAGAGGCAAGCAGCCAATATTCGCGAACGTAAACGCATGTTGAG CATCAACTCGGCATTTGATGAATTAAGAGGCCATGTTCCAACATTTCCTTACGAAAAACGCCTCAGCAAAATAGACACATTAAGGTTAGCCATAGCCTATATCGCTTTGCTCAGAGAGGTTTTAACAGCGGATTGCGATCCTTTGACGTACGTAGACAAATGTCTCAGAGGCGAAAGAATGGCCGAAAGAGCTGAATGGAATACCAGCG ATCTGACTGCGCGACTTTCGTGGATCAATTGGGAAAATTTAGGCGTGAATCCGAATAGACGTAGCATGCTAACAACTTTAGCATTAGCTGACAACGGCAACAATTGA
- the LOC135849381 gene encoding hybrid signal transduction histidine kinase M-like isoform X2, translating to MYAFQPEAHHHSPHHHHHHHHHHHHHEQDEKNSPRSQESDDDDTQDVVIANGMPTLRTSSPSCSLSTACGGGVTMPLVPPDHMTDDNIDLPSCIYANRTLGGTGVHHHHHHHHHHIPGEHMTDDCIHDNNNVLLNEDGYFNNGNCSPYRVQRQAANIRERKRMLRSESRTRNNSDKPPIKIINSAFDELRGHVPTFPYEKRLSKIDTLRLAIAYIALLREVLTADCDPLTYVDKCLRGERMAERAEWNTSDLTARLSWINWENLGVNPNRRSMLTTLALADNGNN from the exons ATGTACGCGTTTCAGCCAGAAGCGCATCATCATTCgcctcatcatcatcaccatcaccatcaccacCACCATCATCATGAGCAAGACGAAAAGAATTCACCTAGATCGCAAGAGAGTGACGATGACGATACTCAAGATGTGGTTATCGCGAATGGAATGCCTACGCTTCGTACTTCGTCACCGTCTTGTAGTCT CTCGACAGCATGCGGTGGCGGAGTAACAATGCCTCTGGTGCCACCTGATCACATGACCGATGACAATATCGACTTACCTAGTTGCATATACGCGAATCGAACGCTCGGTGGTACTGGCgtgcatcatcatcatcatcaccatcatcatcatattCCCGGCGAGCACATGACAG ACGATTGCATCCACGACAATAACAACGTGCTGCTGAACGAAGATGGTTATTTCAATAATGGTAATTGCAGTCCTTATCGCGTCCAGAGGCAAGCAGCCAATATTCGCGAACGTAAACGCATGTTGAGGTCAGAATCTCGAACGAGAAACAACTCTGATAAACCGCCTATCAAAAT CATCAACTCGGCATTTGATGAATTAAGAGGCCATGTTCCAACATTTCCTTACGAAAAACGCCTCAGCAAAATAGACACATTAAGGTTAGCCATAGCCTATATCGCTTTGCTCAGAGAGGTTTTAACAGCGGATTGCGATCCTTTGACGTACGTAGACAAATGTCTCAGAGGCGAAAGAATGGCCGAAAGAGCTGAATGGAATACCAGCG ATCTGACTGCGCGACTTTCGTGGATCAATTGGGAAAATTTAGGCGTGAATCCGAATAGACGTAGCATGCTAACAACTTTAGCATTAGCTGACAACGGCAACAATTGA
- the LOC135849381 gene encoding hybrid signal transduction histidine kinase M-like isoform X1 has product MYAFQPEAHHHSPHHHHHHHHHHHHHEQDEKNSPRSQESDDDDTQDVVIANGMPTLRTSSPSCSLSTACGGGVTMPLVPPDHMTDDNIDLPSCIYANRTLGGTGVHHHHHHHHHHIPGEHMTDDCIHDNNNVLLNEDGYFNNGNCSPYRVQRQAANIRERKRMLRSESRTRNNSDKPPIKISINSAFDELRGHVPTFPYEKRLSKIDTLRLAIAYIALLREVLTADCDPLTYVDKCLRGERMAERAEWNTSDLTARLSWINWENLGVNPNRRSMLTTLALADNGNN; this is encoded by the exons ATGTACGCGTTTCAGCCAGAAGCGCATCATCATTCgcctcatcatcatcaccatcaccatcaccacCACCATCATCATGAGCAAGACGAAAAGAATTCACCTAGATCGCAAGAGAGTGACGATGACGATACTCAAGATGTGGTTATCGCGAATGGAATGCCTACGCTTCGTACTTCGTCACCGTCTTGTAGTCT CTCGACAGCATGCGGTGGCGGAGTAACAATGCCTCTGGTGCCACCTGATCACATGACCGATGACAATATCGACTTACCTAGTTGCATATACGCGAATCGAACGCTCGGTGGTACTGGCgtgcatcatcatcatcatcaccatcatcatcatattCCCGGCGAGCACATGACAG ACGATTGCATCCACGACAATAACAACGTGCTGCTGAACGAAGATGGTTATTTCAATAATGGTAATTGCAGTCCTTATCGCGTCCAGAGGCAAGCAGCCAATATTCGCGAACGTAAACGCATGTTGAGGTCAGAATCTCGAACGAGAAACAACTCTGATAAACCGCCTATCAAAAT CAGCATCAACTCGGCATTTGATGAATTAAGAGGCCATGTTCCAACATTTCCTTACGAAAAACGCCTCAGCAAAATAGACACATTAAGGTTAGCCATAGCCTATATCGCTTTGCTCAGAGAGGTTTTAACAGCGGATTGCGATCCTTTGACGTACGTAGACAAATGTCTCAGAGGCGAAAGAATGGCCGAAAGAGCTGAATGGAATACCAGCG ATCTGACTGCGCGACTTTCGTGGATCAATTGGGAAAATTTAGGCGTGAATCCGAATAGACGTAGCATGCTAACAACTTTAGCATTAGCTGACAACGGCAACAATTGA